In a single window of the Patescibacteria group bacterium genome:
- the rplB gene encoding 50S ribosomal protein L2, with translation MPIKLYKPVTLGRRISSVDAFTDITKTEPERTLILPKRKTGGRNIQGKITVRHRGGGADRYVRIVDFRRDRYDIPATVSAIEYDPNRGARLALLHYKDGVKAYMVAPQNLGVGDVILSSKSQIEIKPGNRMPISQMPVGIQIHSIELHPGQGGTVVRGAGLGAQLMAVEGDFAQVRLPSGEVRRFSKNCMATVGMVGNPDYRLIRWGKAGRTRHRGRRPEVRGKVMNPVDHPHGGGEGKNPIGLKNPKTKWGKPALGVKTRNKKKASWKFIVSRRK, from the coding sequence ATGCCGATCAAGCTTTACAAACCAGTGACTTTGGGCCGCCGGATCTCCAGCGTTGATGCCTTCACCGACATCACCAAGACCGAGCCCGAACGGACGCTGATCCTGCCGAAGCGCAAGACCGGCGGCCGCAACATCCAGGGTAAGATCACCGTTCGCCATCGCGGCGGCGGAGCCGATCGTTACGTCCGCATCGTTGATTTTCGGCGCGATCGTTACGATATCCCGGCCACGGTTTCGGCCATCGAGTATGATCCGAACCGCGGCGCCCGCCTCGCCTTGCTCCATTACAAGGACGGCGTGAAGGCCTACATGGTCGCCCCTCAGAATTTGGGCGTCGGCGACGTCATCTTGTCCTCCAAATCCCAGATCGAGATCAAACCCGGCAACCGCATGCCGATCTCGCAGATGCCGGTCGGCATCCAGATCCATAGCATCGAGCTCCATCCCGGCCAGGGCGGCACGGTCGTCCGCGGCGCCGGTCTCGGCGCTCAGCTCATGGCTGTCGAGGGCGATTTCGCGCAGGTCCGCCTGCCGTCCGGCGAGGTCCGCAGGTTCAGCAAGAACTGCATGGCCACCGTCGGCATGGTCGGCAATCCTGATTATCGCCTCATCCGCTGGGGCAAGGCCGGCCGCACCCGCCATCGCGGACGCCGTCCGGAGGTCCGCGGCAAAGTCATGAATCCGGTGGATCACCCGCATGGCGGCGGCGAAGGCAAGAACCCGATCGGTCTCAAGAATCCGAAGACCAAGTGGGGCAAGCCGGCGCTGGGCGTCAAGACCCGGAACAAGAAAAAGGCTTCCTGGAAATTCATCGTCTCGCGACGCAAGTAA
- the rpsS gene encoding 30S ribosomal protein S19 — translation MSRSLKKGPALDPKLLKKISKMKPGDKTIVKTWSRWCAITPEMVGFVIGVHNGRQHTPILIIENMVGHKLGEFAPTRKFLRHGGKMQKELETKRAEADKAASQAAQAPAAAAKK, via the coding sequence ATGTCACGCAGCCTCAAAAAGGGTCCGGCTCTGGATCCGAAGCTCCTGAAGAAGATCTCCAAGATGAAGCCTGGCGACAAGACCATCGTCAAGACCTGGTCCCGCTGGTGCGCCATCACTCCGGAGATGGTCGGCTTCGTCATCGGCGTCCACAACGGCCGCCAGCACACCCCGATCCTCATCATCGAGAACATGGTCGGCCACAAACTCGGCGAGTTCGCTCCGACCCGCAAGTTCCTCCGGCACGGCGGCAAGATGCAGAAGGAGCTCGAGACCAAGCGCGCCGAGGCGGATAAGGCCGCGAGTCAGGCCGCTCAGGCCCCAGCCGCTGCGGCCAAGAAATAA
- the rplD gene encoding 50S ribosomal protein L4, producing the protein MPKVKLYNSAGNIVGEKNLKAEVFGVKVRPEIVHEVATNILTSARQPLAHTKTRGDVRGGGKKPWKQKGTGRARHGSSRSPIWVGGGITFGPRSERDYTRKINKKTRQLAFRMVLSDKVASDNFVLLDSFEVKGGKTKEAAMILKKLPAKGKVIIIMPKRDEAVVRSTKNLPKVRLEGVGNVGLIDVLKADAVIMTVEAAEKLEKANG; encoded by the coding sequence ATGCCGAAGGTTAAACTTTACAATTCCGCCGGCAACATCGTCGGCGAGAAGAATCTGAAAGCCGAAGTGTTCGGCGTCAAGGTCCGTCCCGAGATCGTTCACGAGGTCGCGACCAACATCCTCACGAGCGCTCGCCAGCCTCTGGCTCACACCAAGACGCGCGGCGACGTCCGCGGCGGCGGTAAGAAGCCGTGGAAACAGAAAGGCACCGGCCGCGCTCGCCATGGTTCCAGCCGTTCCCCGATCTGGGTCGGCGGCGGCATCACTTTCGGTCCGCGCAGCGAACGCGATTACACCCGCAAGATCAACAAGAAGACCCGCCAGCTCGCTTTCCGCATGGTCCTCTCCGACAAGGTCGCTTCCGACAACTTCGTGCTGCTCGACAGCTTCGAGGTCAAGGGCGGCAAGACCAAAGAGGCGGCCATGATCCTGAAGAAACTGCCGGCCAAGGGCAAGGTGATCATCATCATGCCGAAGCGCGATGAGGCTGTGGTCCGCAGCACGAAGAACCTGCCCAAAGTCCGTCTTGAGGGCGTGGGCAACGTCGGACTCATCGATGTGCTCAAGGCTGATGCCGTCATCATGACGGTCGAAGCCGCCGAAAAGCTCGAGAAAGCCAACGGTTAA
- the rplW gene encoding 50S ribosomal protein L23 encodes MGIFGKVSKKQNLAPAKQEEAAEEKKPASDKKSAASEPVKRGPLAKEHGGDAYRILLTPVLTEKADRQQSLGKYTFVVAPDANKNAVAQAVRDLYGVKPVSVRIVAVKGKHVRSGRVLGKRKDQKKAIVTLKAGETITAMEGV; translated from the coding sequence ATGGGTATTTTCGGTAAAGTTTCCAAAAAGCAGAATCTGGCCCCGGCCAAGCAGGAAGAGGCGGCCGAGGAGAAGAAACCGGCGTCCGATAAAAAATCGGCTGCCAGCGAACCGGTCAAACGCGGCCCGCTCGCCAAGGAGCACGGCGGCGATGCTTATCGCATCCTCCTGACTCCGGTCCTCACCGAGAAAGCCGATCGCCAGCAATCTCTCGGCAAGTACACTTTCGTCGTCGCTCCGGACGCCAACAAGAATGCGGTGGCCCAGGCCGTCCGCGATCTCTACGGCGTCAAACCGGTCTCGGTGCGCATTGTTGCCGTCAAAGGCAAACACGTCCGCTCCGGCCGGGTGCTCGGCAAGCGCAAGGATCAGAAGAAGGCCATCGTCACCCTGAAGGCTGGCGAGACCATAACCGCCATGGAGGGAGTCTAA